A segment of the Salvelinus namaycush isolate Seneca chromosome 3, SaNama_1.0, whole genome shotgun sequence genome:
cctggcagtgtagttaaccctaaccctaggtacctgacagtgtagctaaccctaacccttggtacCTGGCAGCGTAGTTAACCCTTGGTACCTGGCAGtgtagttaaccctaaccctaggtacctggcagtgtagttaacccttggtacctggcagtgtagctaaccctaacccttggtacctggcagtgtagttaaccctaaccctcagtacctggcagtgtagttaaccctaacccttggtacctagcagtgtagttaaccctaaccctcagtaCCTAGCAGcgtagctaaccctaaccctaggtacctgacagtgtagctaaccctaacccttggtacctagcagtgtagttaaccctaaccctaggtacctggcagtgtagttaaccctaaccctaggtacCTGGCAGcgtagttaaccctaacccttggtacCTGGCAGCGTAGTCTGAGTTGTCTGCTGACCTCTGTCAGCCCCTGCAGGTTCTTCACCTTGGCCAGCTCCTCTCTCAGGTCCTTGTGGATCTGCAGCCTGGAGAAACACtaacaaataaacacacagaTTGTGGCGAGAGTGaagtactgagtgtgtgtgtgtccctccgggtgtgtgtgtccctccgggtgtgtgtgtcactccgggtgtgtgtgttacatacGTGTGGTGCCAGAGCTTGAAGAGGTGTGCTCTGACATAGGACAGGGTACAGGGAGGGTACTGACTGACCACCTCCAGATACTCCTCAGCCATCTCCCATACAGGAGGGCTGAGACCCTCAAACAGAGCTGGGTTATGGAGGTTCCCctctggaaacacacacagagagagagagagagaaacacacacagagagagagaaacacacacagagaaagagagaaacacacagagagagagagagaaacacacacagagaacgagagaaacacacacagagaaagagagaaacacacacagagagagagaaacacacacagagaacgagagaaacacacacagagaacgagagaaacacacacagagaacgagagaaacacacacagagaaagagagaaacacacacagagaaagagagaaacacacacagagaaagagagaaacacacagagaaagagagaaacacacacagagaaccatacacacacagacacagagagagagaaccatacacacacagacacatgagagagagagaaacacacacagagaaagagagaaacacacacagagagagaaacacacacagagagagagagaaacacacacagagaaagagagaaacacacacagagaaagagagaaacacacacagagaaagagagaaacacacacagagagagagagaaacacacagagagagagagagaaccatacacacacagacacatgagagagagagagaaagtgataaACACAAATTAGTAGGTGTTATGACTCTTGGGAGACTAATTACTCAAGGTGaggcggaggtgtgtgtgtgtacctgcactCATCACCCCCTGTACTCCAGTCTCCTCCATACACTGCTCCACATCACTCAGGTGTTGGATGTTACCGTTAGCAAACACAGGGATGTTAACAGCGTTCCTATAGCAACAACACGCACAGAAAGATAGAGAGCGACTGTTTAATAAACCCAGTACAATCACATGATCAGCTATGTCACAATATAatagagtactgtacagtaaAATATAATAGAATGTTTTCCTGGGAAGAAACTTCTTGGAGACGTACGAGACTACACAAACTGTCTGCAACTACACAGCAGAGACCTACGAGACTACATAAACTGTCTCCAACTACACGGCAGAGACCTACTAGACTACACAAACTGTCTGCAACTACACAGCAGAGACCTACTAGACTACACAAACTGTCTGAACTACACAGCAGAGACCTACTAGACTACACAAACTGTCTGCAACTACACAGCAGAGACCTACTAGACTACACAAACTGTCTCCAACTACACAGCAGAGACCTACTAGACTACACAAACTGTCTCCAACTACACAGCAGAGACCTACTAGACTACACAAACTGTCTGAACTACACAGCAGAGACCTACTAGACTAAACAAACTGTCTGCATCTACACAGCAGAGACCTACTAGACTACACAAACTGTCTGAACTACACAGCAGAGACCTACTAGACTACACAAACTGTCTGAACTACACAGCAGAGACCTACTAGACTAAACAAACTGTCTGCATCTACACAGCAGAGACCTACTAGACTACACAAACTGTCTGAACTACACAGCAGAGACCTACTAGACTACACAAACTGTCTGAACTACACAGCAGAGACCTACTAGACTAAACAAACTGTCTGCATCTACACAGCAGAGACCTACTAGACTACACAAACTGTCTGAACTACACAGCAGAGACCTACTAGACTACACAAACTGTCTGAACTACACAGCAGAGACCTACTAGACTACACAAACTGTCTGCATCTACACAGCAGAGACCTACTAGACTACACAAACTGTCTGAACTACACAGCAGAGACCTACTAGACTACACAAACTGTCTGAACTACACAGCAGAGACCTACTAGACTACACAAACTGTCTGAACTACACAGCAGAGACCTACTAGACTACACAAACTGTCTGCATCTACACAGCAGAGACCTACTAGACTACACAAACTGTCTGAACTACACAGCAGAGACCTACTAGACTACACAAACTGTCTGCAACTACACAGCAGAGACCTACTAGACTACCTCCAACTACACGGCAGAGACCTACTAGACTACACAAACTGTCTCCAACTACACAGCAGAGACCTACTAAACTACACAAACTGTCTGCACTACACAGCAGAGACCTACTAGACTACACAAACTGTCTGAACTACACAGCAGAGACCTACTAGACTACACAAACTGTCTGAACTACACAGCAGAGACCTACTAGACTACACAAACTGTCTCCAACTACACAGCAGAGACCTACTAGACTACCTCCAACTACACGGCAGAGACCTACTAGACTACACAAACTGTCTCCAACTACACAGCAGAGACCTACTAGACTACACAAACTGTCTGCAACTACACAGCAGAGACCTACTAGACTACACAAACTGTCTGAACTACACAGCAGAGACCTACTAGACTACACAAACTGTCTGAACTACACAGCAGAGACCTACTAGACTACACAAACTGTCTGAACTACACAGCAGAGACCTATTAGACTACACAAACTGTCTCCAACTGACAAACATAATATTGGTTCTTCTCTGTAGTCTTAATTTAACTGTGAGGGAActgcagtgtttaccgtacagCCTTGATGTGTTCCCAGCTAGCGATGCCTGTCGCGGGTCCTTTCTGGTCCTTGGTCCGACCGTGGACGGTCAGCAGctgagacagagatggagaggtcTGAATGAAAAGactgcctacctggttaaataaaattttTATTAAATGAGTGTGTCTATGTGTTGCTATGGAGAGAGACAGCATAGGTGACACTGCAGTACTACGAGGAACatttttgatgaggctctcttgttcagatatttgtaaatggactggaggcagggcatgaaagggataacgaatccagttgtttgtgtcattcgTTTCGAgaaagtacctgtgtaattgcgcacccaactcactcaggtgcttcgctatatcaaatttgacattgtccgtaagcttgagttcatttgaacacaaaaaaaatcatacaatgatggaaagacctgtgtgttgtccttgttaatgcagacagagaagagctccaacttcttaatcatagcctcaattttgtcccgcacattgaatatagttgcggagagtccctgtaatcctagattcagatcattcaggagagagagaaaacatcacccagatagaccAAGCACCTCTAAATATAATCTGGCTTATTTTAGGTCATGTTTCATAGAAGATCAAAATAAAATACCTTCAGTCTCTGCTACAgtttgtctggtgtgtgtgtgtgtgtgtgtgtgtgatgtttccTACCTGGCAGCCAGCCTTCTCCAGCATCTGAGCGTACTGAACAGTGTCCTCCATCTTGTTAAACACACGGATCTTACAGGTGATGGGAACAGAGATCTTCTCATTGGCTAGCTTCACtaaggagaaacagagagaaaagcCTGGCTagcttaaatcaaatcaaatgttattggtcacatacacgtgtttagcagacgttattgtgggtgtagcgaaatgcttgtgtttctagctccgacagtgcagcagtatctaactagtaatatctaacaattccacaaaatatacccaatacacacacatctaagtaaaggaatggaatttaaaaaatatatggcctggctgtatgtaataacacaaaacattttctgggctaacaatgtaagaaataatacataaaaaacaaaatactgcaaagttttctAAGAGCTAAAAACATTGaaaccaggtgacgtggagaggatctgtgtctgcaacatatactctcactactggtgtcccccagggctccgttctaggccctctcctcttctctctatacaccaagtcactcagctccgtcatatcctcacatggtctctcctatcaatACTATGTGGATGACACAACTACTTTTCACCTTCCCCCCCTTCTGACACTCATTTGGCAACACGCATCTCTgcatgcctggcagatatctcagcttggatgtcggcccaccacctcaagctcaacctggacaagacagagctgctcttcctcccggggaaggcctgcctgctccaagacctctccatcacagttgacaactccaTGGTGTTCCcatcccagagtgcaaagaaccatGGCAGGACACTAGACAACACCCttttctgcaaacatcaaagcagtgactctcTCCTGCAGGGTCAAGCTCTACAACATCCATAGAGTACAACccttcctcacacaggaagtaGCACAGGTCCTAATGCAGGCActtctcccgtctggactactgcagctctctgttggctgggctcccagcttgtgccatcaaacccctgcaacttctccagaacgccgcagcccgctCCTCAACACACTCCAATGTCTTCCAGTCCAAGCATTATCTTCAAGACCCTGGTGTTTGCctacggaacagcaagaggaactgcccctcactaccttcaggctatgctcaaaccctacaccccaaccggactactccgttctgccacctctggtctcttggccctcccaccccacagctcccactcagcccagtccaagctcttctctctcctggcaccccaatggtggaacaaacttcCCCCTGACGCTAAgatagcagagtccctgcccatcttctgaaaacatatAGAACCCTAAACTCCCACAAAAAACTCCCACTTTACACTTTTTTTCTACTAATTATCTAGTAAAGACTGAGTGCTTATGATGTACAGAACATTCCAGACAAGTAAAACACAGCATGACACCATTCCAGACAGGTAAAACACAGCATGATACCATtccagacaggtaacacacagcaTGATACCATTCCAGACAGGTAAAACACAGCATGATACCATTCCAGACAGGTAAAACACAGCATGACACCATTCCAGACAGGTAAAACACAGCATGACACCATACCAGACAGGTAAAACGCAGCATGACACCATTCCAGACAGGTAAAACACTGCATGACACCATTGCAGACAGGTAAAACGCAGCATGACACCATTCCAGACAGGTAAAACACAGCATGACACCATTCCAGACAGGTAAAACACAGCATGACACCATTCCAGACAGGTAAAACACAGCATGACACCATACCAGACAGGTAAAACACAGCATGACACCATTCCAGACAGGTAAAACACAGCATGACACCATTCCAGACAGGTAAAACACAGCATGACACCATACCAGACAGGTAAAACACAGCATGACACCATTCCAGACAGGTAAAACATACCATGACACCATTCCAGACAGGTAAAACATACCATGACACCATTCCAGACAGGTAAAACATACCATGACACCATTCCAGACAGGTAAAACGCAGCATGACACCATACCAGACAGGTAAAACATACCATGACACCATACCAGACAGGTAAAACATACCATGACACCATACCAGACAGGTAAAACACAGCATGACACCATTCCAGACAGGTAAAACGCACCATGACACCATACCAGACAGGTAAAACACAGCATGACACCATACCAGACAGGTAAAATGCAGCATGACACCATTGCAGACAGGTAAAACGCAGCATGACACCATTGCAGACAGGTAAAACGCAGCATGACACCATTCCAGACAGGTAAAACACAGCATGACACCATTCCAGACAGGTAAAACACAGCATGACACCATTCCAGACAGGTAAAACACAGCATGACACCATACCAGACAGGTAAAACACTGCATGACACCATTCCAGACAGGTAAAATGCAGCATGACACCATTCCAGACAGGTAAAACACAGCATGACACCATACCAGACAGGTAAAACGCAGCATGACACCATACCAGACAGGTAAAACATACCATGACACCATTCCAGACAGGTAAAACATACCATGACACCATTCCAGACAGGTAAAACATACCATGACACCATTCCAGACAGGTAAAACGCAGCATGACACCATACCAGACAGGTAAAACACAGCATGACACCATACCAGACAGGTAAAACATACCATGACACCATACCAGACAGGTAAAACATACCATGACACCATACCAGACAGGTAAAACACAGCATGACACCATTCCAGACAGGTAAAACGCACCATGACACCATACCAGACAGGTAAAACACAGCATGACACCATACCAGACAGGTAAAATGCAGCATGACACCATTCCAGACAGGTAAAACACAGCATGACACCATACCAGACAGGTAAAACACAGCATGACACCATACCAGACAGGTAAAATGCAGCATGACACCATTCCAGACAGGTAAAACATACCATGACACCATTCCAGACAGGTAAAACGCAGCATGACACCATTCCAGACAGGTAAAACACAGCATGACACCATACCAGACAGGTAAAACACAGCATGACACCATTCCAGACAGGTAAAACACAGCATGACACCATTCCAGACAGGTAAAACATACCATGACACCATTCCAGACAGGTAAAACGCAGCATGACACCATACCAGACAGGTAAAACATAGCATGACACCATACCAGACAGGTAAAACACAGCATGACACCATTCCAGACAGGTAAAACACAGCATGACACCATTCCAGACAGGTAAAACATAGCATGACACCATACCAGACAGGTAAAACATAGCATACTATATGTCATTTCTACctctccaactctctccctcttttctctctgttcAAACTCACCCATCTTCTCCAGCAGCTCCCACTCATCCTGTAGGAAGACCCCGTAGTGCCCTTCGTCAGAAATAAGCCAGTTAGAAACAAGTTGACCCCATACATACAGCACGCTTAGCCTAATTGAAAACCACTGTTTTTTAATcagggtttctctctctcacacacactctctctctctgtctctgagtgGGGTTTCTGGGTTGGTTAGTTAGTACCTCTCTTGGCGATCATCTGTGGGCATCCCAGGTTGAGATCGATAGCATCACAGTAGTCCTGAGCCAGTAGACATGCCTGGACAAACACCTCTGGGTCGTTGGCACagaactgagacacacacacacacacacacagatagacacacacaaagaaagCAGAGAAAGTGCATTACAAACCCCTCTGAGTTATTGGCACAGAACTGAGACCATAACACAGGAATCGGGGTGAGTGGTGATGGTAAAACACAGAGGTTAGCTGCAACGGGGTGAGAGGTGATGGTAAAACACAGAGGTTAGCTGCAACGGGGTGAGAGGTGATGGTAAAACAGAGGCTAGCTGAAACGGGGTGTGAGGTGATGGTAAAACACAGAGGTTAGCTGCAACGGGGTGAGAGGTGATGGTAAAACAGAGGTTAGCTGAAACGGGGTGAGAGGTGATGGTAAAACACAGAGGTTAGCTGCAACGGGGTGAGAGGTGATGGTAAAACAGAGGTTAGCTGCAACGGGGTGAGAGGTGATGGTAAAACACAGAGGCTAGCTGAAACGGGGTGAGAGGTGATGGTACAACACAGAGGCTAGCTGCAACGGGGTGAGAGGTGATGGTAAAACACAGAGGCTAGCTGAAACGGGGTGAGAGGTGATGGTAAAACACAGAGGTTAGCTGCAACGGGGTGAGAGGTGATGGTAAAACAGAGGTTAGCTGTAACGGGGTGAGAGGTGATGGTAAAACAGAGGCTAGCTGAAAAGGGGTGAGAGGTGATGGTAAAACAGAGGCTAGCTGAAACGGGGTGAGAGGTGATGGTACAACACAGAGGCTAGCTGCAACGGGGTGAGAGGTGATGGTAAAACAGAGGCTAGCTGAAAAGGGGTGAGAGGTGATGGTACAACACAGAGGTTAGCTGCAACGGGGTGAGAGGTGATGGTAAAGCAGAGGCTAGCTGAAAAGGGGTGAGAGGTGATGGTAAAACAGAGGCTAGCTGAAACGGGGTGAGAGGTGATGGTACAACACAGAGGCTAGCTGCAACGGGGTGAGAGGTGATGGTAAAACAGAGGCTAGCTGAAAAGGGGTGAGAGGTGATGGTACAACACAGAGGTTAGCTGCAACGGGGTGAGAGGTGATGGTAAAACAGAGGCTAGCTGAAAAGGGGTGAGAGGTGATGGTAAAACAGAGGCTAGCTGAAACGGGGTGAGAGGTGATGGTACAACACAGAGGCTAGCTGCAACGGGGTGAGAGGTGATGGTAAAACACAGAGGCTAGCTGAAACGGGGTGAGAGGTGATGGTAAAACACAGAGGTTGGCTGCAACGGGGTGAGAGGTGATGGTAAAACACAGAGGTTGGCTGCAACGGGGTGAGAGGTGATGGTACAACACAGAGGCTAGCTGCAACGGGGTGAGAGGTGATGGTAAAACACAGAGGCTAGCTGAAACGGGGTGAGAGGTGATGGTAAAACAGAGGCTAGCTGCAACGGGGTGAGAGGTGATGGTAAAACAGAGGTTAGCTGCAACGGGGTGAGAGGTGATGGTAAAACACAGAGGCTAGCTGAAACGGGGTGAGAGGTGATGGTAAAACACAGAGGTTGGCTGAAACGGGGTGAGAGGTGATGGTAAAACAGAGGCTAGCTGAAACGGGGTGAGAGGTGATGGTAAAACACAGAGGCTAGCTGAAACGGGGTGAGAGGTGATGGTAAAACACAGAGGCTAGCTGAAACGGGGTGAGAGGTGATGGTAAAACAGAGGCTAGCTGAAACGGGGTGAGAGGTGATGGTAAAACACAGAGGCTAGCTGAAACGGGGTGAGAGGTGATGGTAAAACACAGAGGCTAGCTGAAACGGGGTGAGAGGTGATGGTAAAACACAGAGGTTGGCTAATAGCTGTAGTTGAATAATACTACCTGTGACACTCCCTCTGtcagcatgtgtttgtgtgtctctctctcacctgtgtAATAAGCGGCCTGTCTTCGGGGCAGACTTCGCTGTACAGGTTATCTTTCCTGTAGTTGGCGTCGCGTACAAACACCTGCGCGTGCAGCATGGGCGTGTAGCACAGCTCGGCGCCATGGCGACGGCTCAGTAGACGCCAGGCCAGCTCGCTCTGGTCCACCATGGGTGCAACGACGTAACGCGCTCCCCTCAGCGTGGTCTTCCAGAACTCAAAGCCTTGCAGCTTCACCGCCATCACAGCAGCCTCGCAGCCTGAcctgacagagggagaggggaatgagagagaaaatgaaGTTGTTTTGAGCAAAGgaggacaacacagtcaaaatAAGAGGGTACTGGGTAGAACTAAAGTAGGAAGAGGATTCCCCTTGGGCCACTGAGCACCTAAATGGGTCACATGGTCTTTCTTGGATATGAACTGGCTCCCGAGTgaagcagtggtctaaggcactgcatctcaatgcaagagaagtcactacagtccctggttcgaatccaggctgtatcacaggccatcattgggagtcccatagggcagcgcacaattggcccagcgttgtccggggtaggcagtcattgtaaataagaatttgttcttaactgacttgcctagttaaataaaggtaaaataaaataaaataaattaaaaagctATAAAAAGCTATATCTGTAGAACTTAGTATATCTGTAGGACTTACAGCGACATAGTATATCTGTAGGACTTACAGCGACATAGTATATCTGTAGGACTTATAGCGACATAGTATATCTGTAGGACTTACAGCGACATAGTATATCTGTAGGACTTACAGCGACATAGTATATCTGTAGGACTTACAGCGACATAGTATATCTGTAGGACTTACAGCGACATAGTATATCTGTAGGACTTACAGCGACATAGTATATCTGTAGGACTTACAGCGACATAGTATATCTGTAGGACTTACAGCGACATAGTATATCTGTAGGACTTACAGCGACATAGTATATCTGTAGGACTTACAGCGACATAGTATATCTGTAGGACTTACAGCGACATAGTAAATCTGTAGGACTTACAGCGACATAGTAAATCTGTAGGACTTACAGCGACATAGTATATCTGTAGGACTTACAGCGACACAGTAAATCTGTAGGACTTACAGCGACATAGTATATCTGTAGGACTTACAGCGACATAGTATATCTGTAGGACTTACAGCGACATAGTATATCTGTAGGACTTATAGCGACATAGTATATCTGTAGGACTTACAGCGACATAGTAAATCTGTAGGACTTACAGCGACATAGTATATCTGTAGGACTTATAGCGACATAGTATATCTGTAGGACTTACAGCGACATAGTATATCTGTAGGACTTATAGCGACATAGTATATCTGTAGGACTTACAGCGACATAGTAAATCTGTAGGACTTACAGCGACATAGTATATCTGTAGGACTTATAGCGACATAGTATATCTGTAGGACTTACAGCGACATAGTATATCTGTAGGACTTATAGCGACATAGTATATCTGTAGGACTTACAGCGACATAGTAAATCTGTAGGACTTACAGCGACATAGTAAATCTGTAGGACTTACAGCGACATAGTATATCTGTAGGACTTACAGCGACATAGTATATCTGTAGGACTTACAGCGACATAGTATATCTGTAGGACTTACAGCGACATAGTATATCTGTAGGACTTATAGCGACACAGTATATCTGTAGGACTTATAGCGACACAGTATATCTGTAGGACTTATAGCGACACAGTATATCTGTAGGACTTATAGCGACACAGTATATCTGTAGGACTTATAGCGACACAGTATATCTGTAGGACTTATAGCGACACAGTATATCTGTAGGACTTATAGCGACATAGTATATCTGTAGGACTTATGGGACTGATTAAAACTGCTTAAATCTCTGGACAGTTTCATAGGGTAGTTATTATATACGTTTTGACATTGTTATATCCCTCATCTCCGCGCAAGCATGATGCTCTGGATGTGACAAAGACAATTTAATTCATGTTAATACGGACATTTCTAAAACATTTACAAAGCAGCAGAGTTCCCGAGATCCACCAATGTTAGCGATCGCGTGTCAGAACTGGTGCACACATTCTGTAGCTAGTTATACAGCCATTGGGTGCACATGACTCTTGGTAACCCATCCAGCTAACGTTAGCACAGTGGTTTGTACAATTCCGGTGGATTTGATTTAAATAGAGTCCACAACAAAAAACATGTTGATGACACGCTAGTAGACATATCTAACATTTCATCAAAATGCTTGATAACACAAAATAACATTTACCTGTATGAGAAACACTTTGTAAAATGTACTCCAGGATGTTCTCAACAGTGATTCGTGTGCCAAACCAGTGTAACAGTCAAATATGACCGAGGGGAAACGATAAGTGGCAGAAGGTTCTGCCTGGTTTCAGTAACTTTGCTTTTGAACATTGCTGAGCACATATTTCCATTTAAGCTACATTTTGGAGTTGTGAGCTCTCTCTATAGTTAGTTGTAATGATGTTAGTCCCAGGATT
Coding sequences within it:
- the LOC120042697 gene encoding tRNA-dihydrouridine(16/17) synthase [NAD(P)(+)]-like; the protein is MAVKLQGFEFWKTTLRGARYVVAPMVDQSELAWRLLSRRHGAELCYTPMLHAQVFVRDANYRKDNLYSEVCPEDRPLITQFCANDPEVFVQACLLAQDYCDAIDLNLGCPQMIAKRGHYGVFLQDEWELLEKMVKLANEKISVPITCKIRVFNKMEDTVQYAQMLEKAGCQLLTVHGRTKDQKGPATGIASWEHIKAVRNAVNIPVFANGNIQHLSDVEQCMEETGVQGVMSAEGNLHNPALFEGLSPPVWEMAEEYLEVVSQYPPCTLSYVRAHLFKLWHHTLQIHKDLREELAKVKNLQGLTEVSRQLRLRCQEEITNGGEEAGQVVGLPFPHWICQPYVRPVPKDPVANGNGTEVKAVCHKRALSQEDSDGASDALSKNKQKKKARNPHKNFCPEQKPKYIKCEQCGNPKGNQCVFNLCRGCCKKKAYKEVADCPSHGLRFKTKAEKQKSEREEEEGKSRGLQEEEDGGLLNGTLSTPTDPHRGQTVS